The following are from one region of the Fusarium verticillioides 7600 chromosome 1, whole genome shotgun sequence genome:
- a CDS encoding BolA protein gives MFRRYALGFSSVQRQLSTMSNSNTPVEDLIRAKITAAFNPQTLEIYNDSHLHSHHKAMEHTTSSETHFRVVITSDAFNSKMQPARHRMVYALLRDEMAQENGIHALQLRTMTPEEEARQRKKKEDEAAARAARAESEEE, from the exons ATGTTTCGACGATACGCGCTCGGCTTTTCGAGCGTCCAGCGACAGCTCTCAACCATGAGCAACTCCAACACTCCCGTTGAGGATCTTATTCGAGCCAAG ATCACCGCGGCCTTCAACCCCCAAACTCTCGAGATCTACAATgactctcatcttcactcgCACCACAAGGCCATGGAACACACTACCTCCAGCGAGACACACTTTCG CGTGGTCATCACCTCCGAcgccttcaactccaagatGCAGCCTGCCCGTCACCGCATGGTCTACGCCCTTCTCCGCGATGAGATGGCCCAGGAGAACGGCATCCACGCCCTCCAGCTGCGCACCATGActcccgaggaagaagcccgccaaaggaagaagaaggaagacgaagCCGCTGCCCGTGCCGCCCGAGCTGAATCTGAGGAAGAGTGA